Proteins found in one Quercus robur chromosome 2, dhQueRobu3.1, whole genome shotgun sequence genomic segment:
- the LOC126710376 gene encoding protein ENHANCED PSEUDOMONAS SUSCEPTIBILITY 1-like encodes MSTPPKIRYISECFIKPQYALEESKRPFYLSPWDLTMLSVHYIQKGLLYNKPLSADAQEDFIKSLLDKLKQSLSVALVHFYPLSGRLVTQINENPPSSLVFVDCSNSPGAKFIYAALDMTISDVLSPIDVPSIVQSFFDHDRAVNHDGHTRPLLTVQVTELKDGIFIGCSMNHSIVDGSSYWQFFNAWSEIFQAQGNNISLTRPPIHKRWFPDGGPILNLPFKHQDEFISRFEAPKLRERMFHFSSESIAKLKAKANAESNTNKISSFQSLSALVWRCITRARHLPHDQITHCRLAINNRARMEPPLPNDYFGNSISAGAAVTTAGELLEHSLGWAAWKLHELVANHSDKVVRGWLDNWLKSPFVYQIDRMFDPCSVMMGSSPRFNKYGNEFGMGKAVALRSGYAHKFDGKVSSYPGKEGGSIDLEMCLPPDSMSALESDEEFMDAVSLSHQLH; translated from the coding sequence ATGTCTACTCCTCCTAAAATCCGATACATCTCAGAGTGCTTTATCAAACCACAGTATGCCTTAGAAGAATCAAAGAGGCCCTTCTACCTGTCACCATGGGATCTTACCATGCTCTCTGTACACTATATCCAGAAGGGTCTTCTTTACAACAAACCTCTTTCAGCAGATGCCCAAGAAGACTTCATCAAGTCTCTATTGGACAAGCTTAAGCAGTCCCTCTCTGTGGCCCTTGTCCATTTCTACCCACTTTCAGGCCGCCTTGTTACACAAATAAATGAAAACCCACCTTCAAGCTTGGTTTTTGTTGACTGCAGTAACAGCCCTGGAGCCAAATTCATCTATGCAGCTCTAGACATGACTATATCTGATGTCCTTTCTCCCATTGATGTACCATCAATCGTTCAATCCTTTTTTGATCACGACAGGGCGGTCAACCATGATGGTCATACCAGGCCTTTGCTTACAGTTCAAGTAACAGAACTTAAAGACGGCATCTTTATAGGATGTTCCATGAACCATTCTATTGTTGATGGAAGCTCTTATTGGCAATTCTTTAATGCTTGGTCTGAGATTTTTCAGGCACAGGGAAATAACATTTCTCTAACACGCCCACCTATCCATAAGCGATGGTTTCCTGATGGTGGTCCAATCCTCAACCTTCCTTTTAAACACCAAGATGAGTTCATTTCCAGATTTGAAGCACCAAAACTCAGAGAGAGAATGTTCCACTTCTCTTCGGAATCCATAGCAAAACTCAAAGCAAAAGCCAATGCAGAATCCAATACCAACAAAATCTCTTCCTTTCAGTCCTTGTCTGCACTTGTCTGGAGGTGCATAACGCGTGCACGCCATCTACCACATGATCAGATAACTCATTGCAGGTTGGCCATAAATAACAGGGCAAGGATGGAGCCACCCTTGCCTAATGATTACTTTGGGAACTCAATTTCCGCTGGGGCAGCAGTAACCACAGCTGGTGAATTGCTTGAACATAGTCTTGGATGGGCGGCGTGGAAGTTGCATGAGCTTGTGGCTAACCACTCTGACAAGGTTGTGCGTGGCTGGCTTGATAACTGGCTGAAGTCTCCCTTTGTTTACCAAATTGATCGGATGTTTGATCCATGCAGTGTAATGATGGGAAGTTCACCCAGATTCAACAAGTACGGGAATGAATTTGGAATGGGGAAAGCAGTGGCACTTCGCAGTGGGTATGCACACAAGTTTGATGGGAAAGTTTCATCATACCCAGGTAAAGAAGGAGGAAGCATTGATTTGGAGATGTGCCTTCCGCCGGATTCAATGAGCGCTCTTGAGTCTGATGAGGAGTTCATGGATGCTGTCTCTTTGTCCCACCAGCTGCACTAG